The window GCTGGAACACTTTACCTTATTGGGGTGGAGGAGAATTTTATTGCGAATATGGTGATATCACTTTCGCCATTACCGCACCAGCAGCTGATATTGTAATGGGATCTGGAGAATTATTAAATCCTCAGGAAGTTTTTACTGCCGAACAATTAAAAAGATGGAATGAGGCAAAAAACAGTGATGCAACGGTACATATCCGTACAGAAGCTGAAGTAACTGATCCAAAATCGAGACCAGCAAAAGATAAATTGACTTGGAAATTTAAAATCACAAATGCTCGTGATGCAGCTTGGGCAGCATCAAAAGCTTTCGTTTTGGATGCGGCTAGAATCAATTTGCCAAGTGGAAAAAAATCTTTAGCAGTTTCTGCACATCCTGTTGAAAGTAATGGTGTGGATTCTTATGGTCGTGGAGTAGAATATGTAAAATCAACAATTGAGCATTATTCTACAAAATGGTTCGAATATCCTTATCCAATGGCAGTAAATGTTGCAACAAACATTGGCGGTATGGAATATCCAGGAATTGTATTTTGTGGTTGGACGGCTAAAAAGGGCTCAGCTTGGGGCGTAATCGATCATGAATTTGGCCACACTTGGTTTCCAATGATTGTTGGATCAAACGAACGTAAATACGGATGGATGGATGAGGGTTTTAATACTTTCATCAACGGAATTTCATCTCAAAACTTTAATAAAGGAGAGTACAAACAACGCGTAGCCAATATGAATGCAATCGGTAAAAGCGTTATTGGTAATCCTAGGTATGAAAATATTATGCAAATGCCCGATGGAATGGCAGAAGCTAACATTGGCGTAAACCTTTACAGCAAACCAGGTTGGGGTTTAGATATTTTAAGAAATCAGATTCTAGGCGAAGATCGTTTTGATTATGCTTTCCGTCAGTACATTAAAAATTGGGCTTTTAAACACCCAACACCATTTGATTTTTTCCGTTCAATGGAAAATGGAGCTGGTGAAGATTTATCATGGTTCTGGAGAAGTTGGTGGTTAAATAGCTGGAAAATGGATCAGGCGGTGAGCACGGTTCAAGAAGTCAAAACAGACGGAAAATTATCTGGTTACACTATAAAAGTGCTTAATCTGGAAAAAATGCCTATGCCAATTATTCTTCAGGTTAAAACTAAAAGCGGAAAAACAGATATTATCAAAGTTCCTGTGGATGTGTGGATGAAAAATACAAGCTGGTTAGTTCGTTACCCGACAACAGAAGAAATTGTTTCTGTTACTTTAGATCCGAACAAAGTTTTACCAGATAGCAATGCTGATAATAATACCTGGACAAGCTCTGGCGCTGCAGCTGCGCCGGCAATGAATTTAGATCCTTATTTAGGTGTTTATTCATCTACTAAAATTCCGATTAAAATAACCGTTACCAAAGTTGATGGCGTTTTAACAGCTAAAGCAGCAGATCAACCAGCATTTGGGTTAACTTTTGTAAGTGATAATAAATTTACTTTCGAAGAAGGCGGCATTGATATGGCTTTCGATCCTACAAAGGGAACTATGACTTTAAGTCAAGGAGGAACCGATTACGAGTTTACAAAAGATAAATAAGTAGCTTAATAAAATTTGAAAACCCAGCAAAACAAATCGTATTGCTGGGTTTTTTTGTATCCTGATAATAATAACTAATTTTGCAATATGGCCGAAGCGCAAAAGAACAACCCTTTACACGGAATCACGCTAGAAAAAATCGTTACAGATTTGCAACTTCATTATGGTTGGGACAAATTAGGAACTTTGATTCGAATAGACTGTTTTACAAATAATCAGAGTATCAAATCGAGTTTGCAGTTTTTGCGTAGAATGC is drawn from Pedobacter mucosus and contains these coding sequences:
- a CDS encoding M1 family metallopeptidase, translating into MITKINKLIALCLFCCVFVFTASAQQATTSATAPVSNYNPAEAFGPLFYSQNGNEFRSANGAPGSKYWQNRVDYNITANLDEAKSMVSGTVTITYKNNSPDKLPYLWLQLDQNTFKSTSRGYAITPSRSRYGAQGEKFEGGYKIENISVSQKAGAVKFTSIVEDTRMQIRLAQPMAASGDIITVKMDYSYVVPKEGSDRTGHLTTKNGEIYAIAQWFPRLCVYDDVIGWNTLPYWGGGEFYCEYGDITFAITAPAADIVMGSGELLNPQEVFTAEQLKRWNEAKNSDATVHIRTEAEVTDPKSRPAKDKLTWKFKITNARDAAWAASKAFVLDAARINLPSGKKSLAVSAHPVESNGVDSYGRGVEYVKSTIEHYSTKWFEYPYPMAVNVATNIGGMEYPGIVFCGWTAKKGSAWGVIDHEFGHTWFPMIVGSNERKYGWMDEGFNTFINGISSQNFNKGEYKQRVANMNAIGKSVIGNPRYENIMQMPDGMAEANIGVNLYSKPGWGLDILRNQILGEDRFDYAFRQYIKNWAFKHPTPFDFFRSMENGAGEDLSWFWRSWWLNSWKMDQAVSTVQEVKTDGKLSGYTIKVLNLEKMPMPIILQVKTKSGKTDIIKVPVDVWMKNTSWLVRYPTTEEIVSVTLDPNKVLPDSNADNNTWTSSGAAAAPAMNLDPYLGVYSSTKIPIKITVTKVDGVLTAKAADQPAFGLTFVSDNKFTFEEGGIDMAFDPTKGTMTLSQGGTDYEFTKDK
- a CDS encoding VF530 family DNA-binding protein codes for the protein MAEAQKNNPLHGITLEKIVTDLQLHYGWDKLGTLIRIDCFTNNQSIKSSLQFLRRMPWARKKVEDLFLNTFHKK